The DNA region TTACAGGGTTGGGATGTGGGGTTTTTTGgctggggggggaggggatggagagATGGAGTTGAATGTTGGGTTGAGGGATcagagggggttgttggggtgggtgcAGAGGGAGATAGTGCAGGTGAGTTTGTGAGATATCTctgaaaagggggaaaggcTGATGTGAAAGATAGTTTGGAGGTGATCCTGAGCATGTTGTTATACACGGTGCGTCTGCGGGGGCTGGATCGGTGGCTATGCATCTTATTGCCAATGGGGGAAGAGATGACGGGTTGTTTCACGGGGCGATACTCGAGTCGATATTCTTTCCCGCTCAGCCGTTTGTTGGGGAACTGGGGTGGCAGTTTGAGAGGGTATTGAATCAGACTGGTTGTAAAGGGGGGAACTCaacggagggggagatggattGTTTGAGAAACACGGACGTGAAGGTGTTGCAGGAGGTGGCGAATCATGCTCAGCCTTTTCCTGGGAAGGCTGATCCGCCGTTGCCCGTTTTCTACTGGACGCCTTGTGTAGATGGGGAGTTGATTCAGGATTTTCCGTACAAGTTGTTTAAGCAAGGGAAGAATGTGAAGGTGCCGATTATGATGGGGACGGCATCGAATGGTATGTTTTTACCCCCCCCTGACTCTCCGGTCTACTATCTACTAACATGTTAATGCCTCTGATGTAGAAGGGACAGtcttcacccccaacatcaccaccccccagcagttcaccaccttcttctccaacaactaCCCTCTCCTCACTGCCACAGATACCACCTCCGTTTTGTCGCGCTACACCCCTCCCAATTTCAACACAACCCCCTATTTCAACCCCCCTAACCGACCACCCTTCTACGGAGTCTTGGCAACCGCCTATGGAGAAAGCACATTCATCTGCCCCCAGACAAACGTCCTGAATTACCTCTCTGTTGACAACACTTCCTCCCTATGGGCATACCGGTACAACGTCCACGACGACGAAAACACCCGCGACGGGCTGGGGGTTCCCCACCTGTGGGATGCGGGGGCGATTTGGGGACCGGGAAGTCTCAATTCTTGGGATCGGACGGGGAGTTACAGGACGTATAACAAGGAACTGATCGAAAGGGTGAGGGGGTATTATTTTGGGTTTGTCAAGTATCTTGATCCGAATAGGGAGAAGTTGGGAACCGAGCcggagtgggaggggtggattGGGGGGAATGAGACCACAGGTAGGAGATTGCTGTTTGAGACGGAGgggacgaggatggaggttttggaacaggaagagagggagaggtgtgggttttggttgggtttgggggaggggaggatggagcaGAGGTGATTTGAGGAAGGCGGTTTGTTGAATAGCAGCATAGCGATAGGTTTGTATTGATACAGAGCAAGGTTACTGACTTTTGAAGTGGTGTCTGTAGAGTGTTCTTGAACATGTTGTTCGTCGTTGTTCCTAAATAGGGGGCAGAACTCACGTTGTGTCCCTATAACCGCTCAAAACTATGACCTTAAATATGAGAAAATATGCCGTGCAATTGTAAACTTGATGAGCAACACAAAAATGCCATGATAAATCCCAATCGATATAAACAGTCAAACGCCCGTTGAAACACCATCCCAGCTGCTGGCAATAAAACACCCCGCAGTGTAACCCATGcgacccaaaaaaaaacaccaataAACGCCACAGATGCCTTCCCTCAACCAAGAAACTTTCAAAACCGCAATGCATGCGTGCTCTCAGCCAATCATCACGTCATGTGTGCCATATACCCATTCTTACAACAAAACCCCAATAAACCCCATAAACTTCCCATATCTTGTTCCATCAATCTTGCAATCATTCCACTTCACTCCTCAAGCCGTGCCCCCAACGCTTTTACTCTGCTGCCCAGCTTGGTTCCCCTTGGAGTATATCCGAAACTGCACAAAAATGACCCCGTCCTCGACGATCGTCCCAAAACTCCCGAGTAGCCACGGCAGGGCCCTGAGGAGGTAGTCCCTGTCTTGGCTGTAACTCATCACGCTGGCTCCATAGGTGAAGTTGCCTGTTAGGGAGAGCAAAAAGAACAGCAGGGCCAAGCCTTCGCACGATTTCTCCTTGTAGTTTTTGATGATTTGGGGGATGCGCGCACTAAAACAcgggttttcttttgttagTGTCTGGATGTTGGGTCAGGAAAAGGAAGGCGACTCACCAGAGATAACAAACAGCCGAGATGTagcccaacaccatcccGATAATCGCCTGTGGTTCAGCAGAGATGGGCTCGGTGTCGACCGGAACGTCTGGGGAGTCCCATGCACCCATCCGGTAGGAGACGAACCACCCTGCTCCGCCTACCACCCACACGGCTagaagggagagggcgttGTGAAGCCATGGGTTGGAGTCAGGGGTGTCGTCCTCGCCGGTTATGATTCTAGTCAACGGGTCGAGGTTAGAcgagcggcggcggcggtgggtgGAGTGGCGTCTGTGGGAGCCGGGCAGGAGGGTCTGGGAGTCGGACctggggcggcggtgttCGGTTACAAGGGGTGTTTCCTCGTTGGCCGGGGTGTCTTCCACTGCGGTGGTGTCAGAGTCGGCAgaggggtggcggtgggagtgCCTGCGGTGaccagggtggtggtggtgctgttcgCGTGCGCGCCGGCgggcgttgatggtgttgtagtAGGTGCACTGGGTGATGAGGATCAAGTCGGCGACACAAAAGTACATGCCGAGAGCGAtcgaggagggggcgagggaAGTCCAGAGCGCGCCGGAGAGGTTGGCAATGTCACCGAGGAgccagatgaggaggaattTCATGGACAGCGCGTCGGCAGATTTGGACTTGTAGTTTGCGATTAattgtgggaggaggaggcataTCCAGGCCGTGAGAGAGACGCTGCCAAAGATTCCCGACAGGGCCTCACCGGCGGTGGGCGCCTGGAGTATCGATGGGAGGCTCATGATGAGGCTCGCCATGACGCAGGTTTTGCGATCAAGGGTAAGGTAGGTGTGTTTTCGATTAAGAACGATAAGGATTGAAAGGTAAGGAAATAGTTCAGAAACAGGTCATAAGCGtcgtcgaggccgagatgtTGTCGGCAGCAAAGCTTTTACACCTTGACACAAAGGATCaggtgaggaggtttggggagcTGTCACGGTCTGTGAAATCTGAGTCAAGTCTCTTAAGACCTCTCTCTGAGCGAGCTTATCGCCATGCCCTGGTCCAGTGAGATCTGCAGAGATAAGAGGGGCCCGACCCCGGAAAGGGTTTAAAGCTCTGcgcccccgccatcccccacGTTGGTTCTTGCGCCTCTGGTTGGACCTTTTCGGCCTTGATCTGACTACACATTTGCATCACCCGTCCAAGTCCCTGCAGGTATCACGCAGCTTGGACGGCGCGGCAGGCATTTTGACTTGAGCTGTGTGTGTTGTATTCCTCTCCAGCCACCGCACCAATATTTCCAATGCCATGGTCGTCACCATCAAACGGTCATCGAGGTGCACCGGAGCCCCGCCGTTTCTTGGATGCTTTTGCGGGGGAGTAGCGTGCCAAGGGGTCGATTCTGGTGAATCTGCCCAGTCATCTTCACCTATTACGCATCACTGCCTGCCGGGAGCAGGGATAGCCATCTTGGCAAGCTGCCGGCACTCCGTTCAGCATCCGATGATGTAAAGATTAAGCTTCTCAATCCAAAGTTAGTTGATGACAAGTGCCGAAACAAATGCCATTGTAGAGGAAAAAGACTGGTGACCACTACAATGTCGAAGTTTGAGACTCGTGCTGTTATGCTCAGCAATGTGGCACACGTGAGAGTTCCTCGACGTTGGACCCCTGTTGGCACCTGTTTGAATTGATTCGCTGGGAGGGTCCCTCTGCCAACAGTTGGTGTGGGCGGCTGAGGCGGTCAGCCACCCAGCGGCTGCTCTGATCGGGTGTCGGGCATATCAGATGGACTTGCCACGGTCActcatccaccatcatccaagaCATCTTGTGACAGTATATCATTTTTGCTTTGTGTAGCACGTATTCTGCATTTTGTGTATCAGATTGTTTTGCTGTTATTTGCGTTCATTGCGTTGATAGAGAAGCACCGCACACACGATGAGGCTATCGTCTGTTGCAGTGAGCGCTGCAGCGTTGCGGGGGGCCTTGGCGTGGGGAGGTGagtttgtttacttttgaTGTCTCCATATCATTTTCATCCATGAGATGAGAGGAGATGAGATGGAAGGGTGCTGATCAGATGGACAACAGGCTTTGGTCACATTACCGTCGCCTATATCGCCTCCAACTTCGTCTCTgactccaccacctcctaTCTTCAGACCCTCCTCCGCAATGACACCGGCGACTACCTCGCCGGCGTTGCTACCTGGGCAGATTCTATCCGGTACACCAAATGGGGCCGCTTCACCTCGGGCTTCCACTTCATCGACGCCCATGACAATCCGCCGACCTACTGCGGCGTAGATTACGACCGTGACTGCAAGAAAGAAGCCGGTTGCGTGGTCAGCGCTTTGCAGAACTACACCTCCCAGCTTCTTGATACTGAGCTTCCACTCTGGCGGCGAGCACAAGCAGCAAAGTTTGTGATTCACTTTGTTGGTGATATTCACCAACCTCTACATACCGAGGATGTGGCGAGGGGAGGCAACGGAATTCATGTTACGTTTGAAGGAAAAGAGCTGAACTTGCACCATGTGTGGGATACGAGCATTGCCGAGAAGTTGGTGGGCGGCATTCGCAGGAAGCCGTATCCGTTTGCGAAGAAATGGGCCGACGAGTTGacggaggagatcaagagtGGGAAGTACGCGGCGGAGAGCAAGTCCGGCTGGCTAAGGGGGACGAATATCACGGATCCGATTGCTACGGCTCTAGGGTGGGCGGTTGAAGGCAATGCGTTGGTTTGCACTACCGGTAAGTTTTTGGTAACCTTCGAAGGTCAAAGACAAAAGCTAACATGTCTCGGTTAGTATTGCCAGAAGGCGCGGAAGCCATCGAGGGCCAGGAGCTGGGAACGGACTACTACGAAAAGGCCGCTCCTGTCGTCGAGGAGCAGGTTGCAAAGGCTGGCTTCCGGTTGGCTGCTTGGTTGGACTTGATCATCTCGAGCCTCAAGACTCTTGAGCTGCCAGCCTCGTCGGAGCCAGAGCCAGATCTGGATTCGGATGTGCCAGGAGACCTCTAGAAAAGTATCTCATAGGTGGTACAACGAAGGATCCAGGATGACGGGTTAGGTGCGGTGATCGTGGCTTCGGTAGTTGAGACGGCATATTTCTCTTATTCATGAAACGATTTGCGTTCTGTTGTCGTCGAGAATAGTTCTGCCGAGAGCAGTGATCATCGGTGATATTCATTTTTGCATGATGGAAACCGTGGCCGCTGACCATCTCCGAGAATAGCCACATGCTG from Podospora pseudoanserina strain CBS 124.78 chromosome 1, whole genome shotgun sequence includes:
- a CDS encoding hypothetical protein (COG:G; MEROPS:MER0033198; EggNog:ENOG503NUKC), with translation MAPSPSVEPAPPPPPSPGIKSSIVPPEKESTLTEITPQPITNRPESCTTTNNTKREPCEPPSSCCSSSPRPDHHHSPPQPSLLVTAHKTHDYRHELLPFRREWFMTHPTKLAIITALVIALQVAVWGFLWGIFGVGPSETTSASSSPPIANLTYATFSGLTLPNSVNQFLGLPYAQPPIGPFRWRSPSPPLPSSPGSGPIPATEFKPICLGAGVAYPTPGQSEDCLYANIWAPANATSESRLPVWVFVQGGGYNALSNYNWNGSEVVERSGYGVVVVNFNYRVGMWGFLAGGGGDGEMELNVGLRDQRGLLGWVQREIVQFGGDPEHVVIHGASAGAGSVAMHLIANGGRDDGLFHGAILESIFFPAQPFVGELGWQFERVLNQTGCKGGNSTEGEMDCLRNTDVKVLQEVANHAQPFPGKADPPLPVFYWTPCVDGELIQDFPYKLFKQGKNVKVPIMMGTASNEGTVFTPNITTPQQFTTFFSNNYPLLTATDTTSVLSRYTPPNFNTTPYFNPPNRPPFYGVLATAYGESTFICPQTNVLNYLSVDNTSSLWAYRYNVHDDENTRDGLGVPHLWDAGAIWGPGSLNSWDRTGSYRTYNKELIERVRGYYFGFVKYLDPNREKLGTEPEWEGWIGGNETTGRRLLFETEGTRMEVLEQEERERCGFWLGLGEGRMEQR
- a CDS encoding hypothetical protein (EggNog:ENOG503NX0E; COG:S) — encoded protein: MASLIMSLPSILQAPTAGEALSGIFGSVSLTAWICLLLPQLIANYKSKSADALSMKFLLIWLLGDIANLSGALWTSLAPSSIALGMYFCVADLILITQCTYYNTINARRRAREQHHHHPGHRRHSHRHPSADSDTTAVEDTPANEETPLVTEHRRPRSDSQTLLPGSHRRHSTHRRRRSSNLDPLTRIITGEDDTPDSNPWLHNALSLLAVWVVGGAGWFVSYRMGAWDSPDVPVDTEPISAEPQAIIGMVLGYISAVCYLCARIPQIIKNYKEKSCEGLALLFFLLSLTGNFTYGASVMSYSQDRDYLLRALPWLLGSFGTIVEDGVIFVQFRIYSKGNQAGQQSKSVGGTA
- a CDS encoding hypothetical protein (EggNog:ENOG503NZTQ; COG:S) translates to MRLSSVAVSAAALRGALAWGGFGHITVAYIASNFVSDSTTSYLQTLLRNDTGDYLAGVATWADSIRYTKWGRFTSGFHFIDAHDNPPTYCGVDYDRDCKKEAGCVVSALQNYTSQLLDTELPLWRRAQAAKFVIHFVGDIHQPLHTEDVARGGNGIHVTFEGKELNLHHVWDTSIAEKLVGGIRRKPYPFAKKWADELTEEIKSGKYAAESKSGWLRGTNITDPIATALGWAVEGNALVCTTVLPEGAEAIEGQELGTDYYEKAAPVVEEQVAKAGFRLAAWLDLIISSLKTLELPASSEPEPDLDSDVPGDL